A genomic window from Streptomyces sp. NBC_00234 includes:
- a CDS encoding alpha-L-fucosidase, whose product MTRTHRGTVRRTGVAAAALATFAGLLGAAPGPGAEPATKDYEPTVESLNSHPTPQWFDDDKFGIFIHWGAYSVPAWGPRGSYAEWYWAYMNSPGNATNTYHRDTFGQDTDYDDFIGRWKAEKYDPDAWVKLFKDAGAKYFVLTSKHHEGVALYDSKVSGRDTVDLGPKRDLAGDLFKAARKDGGLRAGFYYSLYEWNNPSYTGHPVRNPYTGAPVPYTGAPVVDDYVDDYMLPQMRELVDQYDPDMLWCDGQWEKPASYWKTASVIADYYNRAKNRENPKEVAVANRCKIESGNLDSKELDFQTPEYTVKPDIDPDKWEASRGIAHSYGYNQNEPEEDHLTSDQLIDSLSDIVSKNGNLLLDVGPRADGTIPEIQQQRLLDIGAWLKINGEAVYGTTYWHHAEEPTGDDKIRYTVKDGSLYATALEWPGAELTLGSDTPVADDTRITLLGSDGTPLPWRKDDRGRVVVRTPAQGAGATAAKHAYVFKVATPGVHSLVRTRTELPEELNPGATADGSLTVTNTARKPAPETRIGLSGPEGWTVTPAATRVAPLAPGADAKVPFKITPPASAAPGTYTLDIALRHDGMRTTTRVTVEVAAENLALGRTATQQATAWDAPAARAVDGNTDGNWGSGSVTHTAEPSNQAWWQVDLGSAAALDQVEVWNRTDCCAERLKDYWVLTSDTPITADGLEEARTAPGVTAVHMTGQAGRPTAVELPPGTTGRYVRVQLASATDPLSLAEVQVRGVRAG is encoded by the coding sequence GTGACCCGCACGCACCGCGGCACCGTCAGACGTACAGGAGTCGCAGCCGCCGCCCTGGCCACCTTCGCCGGCCTGCTCGGAGCCGCCCCCGGCCCCGGGGCGGAACCCGCCACCAAGGACTACGAGCCCACCGTCGAATCCCTCAACAGCCACCCCACTCCCCAGTGGTTCGACGACGACAAGTTCGGCATCTTCATCCACTGGGGCGCCTACTCGGTGCCCGCCTGGGGACCCCGCGGCAGCTACGCCGAGTGGTACTGGGCGTACATGAACTCGCCCGGCAACGCCACGAACACGTACCACCGGGACACCTTCGGCCAGGACACGGACTACGACGACTTCATCGGCCGCTGGAAGGCCGAGAAGTACGACCCCGACGCCTGGGTGAAGCTCTTCAAGGACGCCGGCGCCAAGTACTTCGTCCTGACCTCCAAGCACCACGAGGGCGTCGCGCTCTACGACTCGAAGGTCAGCGGCCGTGACACCGTCGATCTCGGACCGAAGCGCGATCTGGCGGGCGACCTCTTCAAGGCCGCCCGCAAGGACGGCGGGCTCAGGGCGGGCTTCTACTACTCGCTGTACGAGTGGAACAACCCTTCCTACACCGGCCATCCGGTACGCAACCCGTACACCGGGGCCCCCGTCCCGTACACCGGAGCCCCGGTCGTCGACGACTACGTGGACGACTACATGCTTCCGCAGATGCGCGAGCTGGTCGACCAGTACGACCCGGACATGCTCTGGTGCGACGGCCAGTGGGAGAAGCCCGCCTCGTACTGGAAGACCGCCTCGGTCATCGCCGACTACTACAACCGGGCGAAGAACCGGGAGAACCCCAAGGAAGTCGCGGTCGCCAACCGCTGCAAGATCGAGTCGGGCAACCTCGACAGCAAGGAACTCGACTTCCAGACACCCGAGTACACGGTGAAGCCGGACATCGATCCCGACAAGTGGGAGGCGAGCCGCGGCATCGCGCACTCCTACGGGTACAACCAGAACGAGCCGGAGGAGGACCACCTCACCTCCGACCAGCTGATCGACTCGCTCAGCGACATCGTGAGCAAGAACGGCAACCTGCTGCTCGACGTCGGCCCGCGCGCCGACGGCACGATCCCGGAGATCCAGCAGCAGCGCCTCCTCGACATCGGCGCCTGGCTGAAGATCAACGGCGAGGCGGTCTACGGGACGACGTACTGGCACCACGCGGAGGAGCCGACCGGCGACGACAAGATCCGCTACACCGTCAAGGACGGCTCCCTGTACGCGACCGCGCTCGAATGGCCCGGCGCCGAGCTGACCCTCGGCTCGGACACACCGGTCGCGGACGACACCCGGATCACGCTCCTGGGCTCCGACGGAACGCCGCTGCCCTGGCGCAAGGACGACCGGGGGCGGGTCGTCGTCAGGACCCCCGCACAGGGTGCCGGGGCCACGGCCGCCAAGCACGCGTACGTCTTCAAGGTCGCCACGCCGGGCGTCCACAGCCTCGTCCGTACGCGGACCGAGCTGCCGGAGGAGCTCAACCCGGGTGCCACGGCCGACGGCAGCCTGACGGTGACCAACACGGCCAGGAAGCCCGCACCGGAGACCCGTATCGGGCTCTCGGGCCCCGAGGGCTGGACCGTCACCCCCGCAGCGACCCGGGTGGCACCGCTGGCGCCCGGCGCGGACGCGAAGGTCCCGTTCAAGATCACCCCGCCCGCCTCGGCGGCGCCCGGCACGTACACGCTGGACATCGCGCTGCGCCACGACGGGATGCGGACCACCACCCGGGTGACGGTGGAGGTGGCGGCGGAGAACCTCGCGCTCGGCAGGACCGCGACCCAGCAGGCCACCGCCTGGGACGCCCCGGCCGCACGCGCCGTCGACGGCAACACCGACGGCAACTGGGGCTCGGGCTCGGTGACGCACACGGCCGAACCGTCGAACCAGGCGTGGTGGCAGGTCGATCTGGGTTCCGCGGCGGCGCTGGACCAGGTCGAGGTGTGGAACCGCACCGACTGCTGCGCCGAGCGCCTCAAGGACTACTGGGTCCTGACCTCGGACACCCCGATCACCGCGGACGGACTGGAGGAGGCCCGCACCGCACCGGGGGTGACCGCCGTGCACATGACCGGTCAGGCGGGCCGACCCACCGCGGTGGAGCTGCCGCCCGGCACCACGGGCCGTTACGTCCGGGTGCAGCTGGCGTCCGCCACCGATCCGCTGTCCCTGGCGGAGGTCCAGGTGAGGGGCGTCCGCGCGGGCTGA
- a CDS encoding regulator, whose amino-acid sequence MSERPPQRTPNRRLAALIAEAGFSHAGLARRVDQLGLEHGLDLRYDKTSVTRWLRGQQPRGTTPALIAEVFTRRLGRRLSAQDLGLDACAPVYAGLEFAATPAEAVDIVSGLWRKDSGSHAELRKIAFTPAGLVVPSRDWLIGRADEWVGSAEPPTPAAASRGAVGASAGGGPPVNGGSHGTHGAAGGTAAGSPDGSGPGGLRGPGGPGGPNGPNGPAGSLGLGGLNGGGPPGPQTLHGATAVHGQSARNGARPGASRPPTHPAPPAPALSTVPRQRQIDRGPGQRVSSGDVAALRSVGELFRTLDNAYGGGHARQALVRYLEHEAEPMLRGSYGEATGRRLFSAAADLTRLAGWTSYDIAAHGLAQRYFVQALRLAQAAGDRGYGSYVLMTMSRQAVYLGHGREAVQLARVAQQGIGSSAPPVVQAILHAVEARGHGVLGEARTCTTALARAERALETARTGDETPHWARYFDEAQLADEFGHCHRDLQHYRIAAQHAERSLQLRSPAYARSRLFCQVVLASARLGLGELDQACSLGAEAAQQASEMRSVRATEYVRDFERRLEPYRDAAAVRHYRDRVAALG is encoded by the coding sequence ATGTCGGAACGACCTCCGCAGCGCACCCCCAACCGTCGGCTCGCCGCGCTCATCGCCGAAGCCGGTTTCTCCCATGCGGGCCTGGCCCGCCGGGTCGACCAACTCGGTCTGGAGCACGGCCTCGATCTGCGGTACGACAAGACCTCCGTGACCCGCTGGCTGCGTGGTCAGCAGCCGAGGGGCACGACTCCCGCGCTGATCGCCGAGGTCTTCACCCGACGGCTGGGGCGGCGGCTCTCGGCCCAGGACCTGGGGCTCGACGCCTGCGCCCCCGTCTACGCCGGACTGGAGTTCGCCGCGACGCCCGCCGAGGCGGTCGACATCGTCAGCGGGCTGTGGCGAAAGGACTCGGGAAGCCACGCGGAGTTACGGAAGATCGCGTTCACCCCGGCGGGGCTGGTCGTGCCCAGCCGGGACTGGCTGATCGGGCGGGCTGACGAGTGGGTGGGAAGCGCCGAGCCGCCGACGCCGGCCGCCGCGTCCCGTGGCGCGGTCGGGGCGTCGGCGGGCGGCGGGCCGCCGGTCAACGGGGGGTCTCACGGAACTCATGGGGCGGCTGGGGGAACTGCCGCCGGTTCGCCCGACGGCAGCGGCCCCGGCGGACTTCGCGGCCCGGGAGGCCCAGGAGGCCCGAACGGCCCGAACGGCCCAGCTGGCTCCCTCGGCCTCGGCGGGCTCAACGGCGGCGGACCGCCCGGCCCCCAGACCCTGCACGGGGCGACCGCGGTGCACGGCCAGAGCGCCCGCAACGGCGCCCGCCCCGGAGCCTCCCGGCCGCCCACGCACCCGGCGCCCCCGGCCCCGGCCCTGTCGACCGTGCCGCGGCAGCGGCAGATCGACCGGGGGCCGGGCCAGCGGGTCAGCAGCGGGGACGTCGCGGCCCTGCGCTCCGTCGGCGAACTCTTCCGCACCCTCGACAACGCCTACGGCGGCGGTCACGCCCGGCAGGCCCTCGTCCGCTACCTGGAGCACGAGGCGGAGCCGATGCTCCGCGGGAGCTACGGCGAGGCCACCGGCCGGCGCCTGTTCTCCGCAGCCGCCGACCTGACCCGGCTGGCGGGCTGGACCTCGTACGACATCGCCGCCCACGGCCTCGCCCAGCGGTACTTCGTCCAGGCCCTGCGGCTCGCGCAGGCCGCGGGCGACCGGGGCTACGGCAGCTACGTCCTGATGACCATGAGCCGGCAGGCGGTCTATCTCGGGCACGGCAGGGAAGCCGTCCAGCTGGCGCGCGTCGCCCAGCAGGGCATCGGATCGTCGGCGCCGCCCGTCGTGCAGGCCATACTGCACGCGGTCGAGGCCCGCGGGCACGGCGTGCTCGGCGAGGCCAGGACCTGCACCACCGCGCTCGCCCGGGCGGAACGCGCCCTGGAGACCGCGCGGACCGGGGACGAGACCCCGCACTGGGCCCGCTACTTCGACGAGGCCCAGCTCGCCGACGAGTTCGGGCACTGCCACCGGGACCTCCAGCACTACCGGATCGCCGCCCAGCACGCGGAGCGCTCGCTCCAGCTGCGCTCCCCGGCGTACGCCCGCAGCCGGCTGTTCTGCCAGGTGGTCCTCGCCTCCGCGCGACTCGGGCTCGGCGAGCTCGACCAGGCGTGCTCCCTCGGCGCCGAGGCGGCCCAGCAGGCGTCGGAGATGCGGTCGGTCCGGGCCACCGAGTACGTACGCGACTTCGAGCGGCGCCTGGAGCCGTACCGGGACGCGGCAGCCGTGCGCCACTACCGGGACCGGGTCGCCGCACTCGGCTGA
- the lipB gene encoding lipoyl(octanoyl) transferase LipB: protein MSELRFVRLGFGEDSVEYQEAWQKQREVHAARFEDTVPDTCLLLEHPPVYTAGRRTAENERPLDGTPVIDVDRGGKITWHGPGQLVGYPIQKLPRPVDVVAHVRRLEDALIRTAAEFGVETSRVEGRSGVWVLGDPVEERATLGGLSLDFDPRLQDEEFDPRMNGPEYAPSNAGQRREDRKLAAIGIRVAKGVTMHGFALNVNPDNTWFDRIVPCGIRDAGVTSLAYELGRDVTIAEVLPVVEKHLREVLENAALAPRTIEAPKAAV, encoded by the coding sequence GTGAGTGAGCTGCGGTTTGTCCGTCTGGGGTTCGGCGAGGATTCCGTCGAGTACCAGGAGGCATGGCAGAAGCAGCGCGAGGTGCACGCCGCCCGGTTCGAGGACACGGTCCCCGACACGTGCCTCCTCCTCGAGCACCCGCCCGTCTACACGGCGGGCCGGCGCACGGCGGAGAACGAGCGCCCCCTGGACGGCACCCCGGTCATCGACGTCGACCGCGGCGGCAAGATCACCTGGCACGGCCCCGGGCAGCTCGTCGGCTACCCCATCCAGAAGCTTCCGCGCCCGGTCGACGTCGTCGCGCACGTCCGTCGCCTGGAGGACGCGCTGATCCGCACGGCCGCCGAGTTCGGCGTGGAGACCTCCCGGGTCGAGGGCCGCAGCGGCGTCTGGGTCCTCGGCGACCCGGTCGAGGAGCGGGCGACCCTCGGCGGGCTCTCCCTCGACTTCGACCCGCGCCTCCAGGACGAGGAGTTCGACCCGCGGATGAACGGCCCGGAGTACGCGCCGTCCAACGCGGGCCAGCGCCGCGAGGACCGCAAGCTCGCCGCGATCGGCATCCGCGTCGCCAAGGGTGTGACCATGCACGGCTTCGCGCTCAACGTGAACCCGGACAACACCTGGTTCGACCGGATCGTGCCGTGCGGCATCCGGGACGCGGGCGTCACCTCGCTCGCGTACGAGCTGGGCCGTGACGTGACCATCGCGGAGGTCCTCCCGGTGGTGGAGAAGCACCTCAGGGAGGTCCTGGAGAACGCGGCGCTCGCACCCCGGACCATCGAGGCTCCGAAGGCCGCCGTCTAG